In the genome of Girardinichthys multiradiatus isolate DD_20200921_A chromosome 7, DD_fGirMul_XY1, whole genome shotgun sequence, one region contains:
- the rif1 gene encoding telomere-associated protein RIF1 isoform X2 produces MMATSGPPSTSSFLPLLETLEDSTAGQSEQTDAYLTIANRLSGEEGRQFLPAVENNFSRLGKVILTHTSSPNTELSQAALQALGFCVYHSQVVSGISEVFAAQILSALCSLVTKSTDKNTCTRALWVISKQSFPADVVGRNVPTLLGSLEGVWNREDIQSTVMEHEALNVVIRMLEQAPTQMCDGAVRWVKLVIPLVVHSASKVRLRAAAALEMGMPLLLTKQKEVAAVIEPLMSTKLIPELQKLFMSKNETNVLKLWPLFVKLLGKLLHKGGPFINSLLHLEELGFRSSSPTIKKIAFIAWKSLIDNFALNPDILCSSKRIKLLMQPLTSIHVRTEALLLTKVEVWWYLIVQLGPNLSSNFDQVSVPLLQSAIGSGSSSIPNTPSRAVSQNGAMLPSTPKSGNVSFNTSASTPRMDLNSSMQASGSFSSIQLLGLEMLLHYLLGPEVVAAATKNKLILNLEPLNHPLLSGAPSFMKHAAVLISSIRDGFTNIGKDAPEPVLAVIWTSLVQFVSFTIESGSKKERQGCEVLTLMLQALQSIVASEALSADKCLILLEATVKGLPQRVLGSASYQVGKMDVLNGTPALFLILLLFNSSKLPAYVEDERFFHCLQTLVSYGLSGPTSPLAFAEAVLGAMSSCAGSLQNKEQLWRMWSLIVGPLTDTITQSNEVNQGDALEHNFSAMHSALMFPVTHLLHGTLLQQVSQKSMLSSWLKLYRVFARCSALVVTAEENICCEELCVKMAAAVDREALMVPSTLNTVSSILHVMVECVDFSPYTPHFQQKLKFPHTPVNWTRKQSKAMGNLSTFLSLLVQCLQVYLEAPEASPETAGSVLVSVVSALLTNLVLGNAITEALNALIQPLMLFYKPAATETTKFSIHLEGKLEKLLCEVLGCLQSRSTLTYNNELLALLSPLLCVVFPHKNKHLRTVVTQFWNATFANTVSLEYPEEIRPVLSQVKQKTPIILPGFEAISVPDEFSETCSSESSQLETKLSGMPISSTGKRDSTLNKPELKDRRSTKTSKPVSTKLDFGSPKPPRREVLEEEASIDFVFIPPETKERVLTEHQKEVKRTKRVDIPAMYNNLDASLDTTVFSQYTQSQDNSSDEVPTKEVDAAITEGPSETEEKSSEDAEILSKETQDYASPRDDEKTSELQPEEESIPDSANVSLDDPTKCTEGTEDINMESTDSPSPNMSASSDLVSGTPQKPSSRRQSFITLEKYGEGKPASPSSVSSFIGPLVKTSTSQDLSSAKKILSSEASQTSIDPNSQVSTPLGKVGPQCPGSESPRRPKESRLKSEPVRLIERLQSDSVEDEDVIPDTQTKEEDREITSYSEEMNSLSQDEESEPVLDDSQSSLTPSDEPRRSSRHRVRPQLPGEDPEEREAKYTHVKRRSSGEDRKSESSNSAVGRPNTRSKLAAMENSTRDRLRSKSQSNSSESSPSNTRGRPRKKIKLYSLSEDLLKSPERKMRSISELNSNQTGIKSETLPIRQSQMQRRDDQISMASKEAGEAERAKEVSSQTVNEGMVNLTKEDDAHPNTDSQTVVPLAQTEQPEEVKPEDDESLKEEQKVLASSPQSKGKLQERIDSNAVMSSPLKKSKDETRKRLESENMMEDDINTIEAVTDNSSQEDSLVTPSSSGSQIKRRSRRSKALSEAAESEDKDNGVSSSGQSQTLTLPVSQTEAVVGGRTRRSKPGESNPSLTPETSQSLDESGSGSSQGRGRYSRRISSQSSAPCVETSESESSTVLENSIRKRRGRKPRAFVQSPPTLESKEERLDMEEAVSQKLEKKNSLEESSETQSLKESEQVMGSKTEPNKEDSESPMVTETLKTEALKMDERKDTNQWNKSLGSTDQSDLNNKKDSSQEVGVLESAGPGNASTQETCMSTEEKLQVSETSEKKAETFSETEDKVIEKQVDLNSNQLEFSAPPEEECLNEELQQSQMECAQITAEEELSVTCHVLESSDKEEIPLQDNKDFETETSGDKHKKAPDTEPSGAVGPDCSPAVSSQVASQESPVKQKDIEAATEPDVGQSPTNGRMKGTWSPSASPSTSILKKGQKRPIEVEMTSPFAKSRRVSFANPIQQQETADDIDRRSPALRTSSPRRSKGCSIPQPKHVTTPTKGLLIGSPRNLHSQSYRSSKKCLISEMSQELRAVPRDCIYPSLVGCSAPVEAVLSQISSTMWSRGFGQLIRARNVKSVGDLCALTPSEIKTLPIRSPKISNVKKALKIYEQQRKGRGGDELKSFDETERMTSELEETCGPHNHDEEEKTSAETLATELVDEPVSADVNNSATLTPEQQDGKQRPEEELHPAAELPAAVEALTCRMTPLELRGCSPQQLAEMHEQLGGMMRGVVVELQTRLCRQMH; encoded by the exons ATGATGGCGACTTCAGGGCCTCCTAGCacctccagcttcctccctctGTTGGAGACTCTGGAGGACAGTACAGCTGGACAGTCGGAGCAGACAGACGCCTACCTGACCATCGCCAA tcggCTCAGTGGAGAGGAAGGCCGCCAGTTTCTCCCAGCAGTAGAAAATAACTTTTCACGTTTGGGTAAAGTCATACTG ACCCACAccagcagtccaaacacagagcTGAGCCAAGCTGCCTTACAGGCTTTAGGGTTCTGTGTGTACCATTCTCAGGTGGTTTCTGGAATCTCTG AGGTCTTTGCAGCACAAATACTGTCAGCACTTTGCTCCTTGGTGACGAAGTCGACCGATAAGAACACCTGTACCAGAGCCTTATGGGTGATCTCCAAACAGAGCTTTCCTGCAGATGTAGTTGGCAGAAAT GTTCCGACTTTGCTGGGTTCTTTGGAGGGTGTGTGGAACAGGGAGGACATCCAGTCTACAGTAATGGAGCACGAAGCCCTGAATGTGGTCATCAG GATGCTAGAGCAGGCACCAACACAAATGTGTGACGGAGCAGTGCGGTGGGTGAAGCTGGTCATCCCACTGGTGGTGCACTCCGCCTCCAAGGTGCGTCTACGCGCTGCTGCAGCCTTGGAGATGGGCATGCCTCTGCTGCTGACCAAACAGAAGGAGGTGGCTGCCGTCATCGAACCATTGATGTCTACA AAACTGATCCCAGAGCTGCAGAAGCTCTTTATGTCCAAGAATGAAACCAACGTCCTGAAGCTCTGGCCTTTGTTTGTGAAGCTCCTCGGAAAG CTGCTGCACAAAGGAGGTCCTTTCATCAACTCTCTGCTGCATCTGGAGGAGCTTGGTTTCCGCAGCTCTTCTCCCACCATCAAGAAGATTGCCTTCATTGCCTGGAAGAGCCTCATCGATAACTTTGCTCTCAACCCAG ATATCCTGTGTAGCTCCAAACGCATAAAGCTCCTCATGCAGCCACTGACATCCATCCATGTCAGAACAGAGGCCCTCCTGCTAACCAAGGTTGAAGTGTGGTGGTATCTCATTGTGCAGCTGGGACCCAATCTGTCCTCCAACTTTGATCAG GTTTCCGTGCCTCTGCTCCAGTCAGCCATCGGATCTGGTTCATCCTCTATTCCTAATACTCCTTCTCGAGCCGTCAGTCAAAACGGAGCCATGTTACCCAGCACGCCAAAATCAG GCAACGTGAGCTTCAACACTTCGGCCAGCACACCTCGAATGGACCTAAACTCCAGCATGCAGGCTTCAGGCAGCTTCTCCTCTATTCAGCTGCTGGGGCTGGAGATGCTGCTTCACTACTTGCTGGGACCagaggttgttgctgctgcaacAAAGAACAAGCTCATATTAAATCTGG AACCTCTGAACCACCCGCTCCTGTCTGGTGCACCGTCCTTCATGAAACACGCTGCTGTGCTCATCTCCAGCATCAGAGATGGCTTCACCAACATCGGCAAAGATGCTCCAG AGCCGGTGTTGGCCGTCATATGGACCAGTCTTGTCCAGTTTGTCAGTTTCACTATAGAGTCAG GCAGTAAGAAGGAGCGCCAGGGCTGTGAGGTGCTTACCCTGATGCTTCAGGCACTGCAGAGTATCGTCGCCTCAGAGGCTCTGTCTGCAGACAAATGCCTG ATTTTGTTAGAGGCCACAGTGAAAGGTCTGCCTCAGAGAGTTCTCGGCTCCGCTTCCTATCAAGTGGGCAAGATGGATGTGCTGAAT ggtaCCCCAGCTCTATTCCTCATCCTTCTCCTCTTCAACAGCAGCAAGCTTCCAGCCTACGTAGAGGATGAGAG GTTCTTTCATTGCCTGCAGACTCTAGTCTCATACGGCCTGTCTGGACCCACTTCTCCTCTAGCATTTGCTGAGGCCGTGCTGGGTGCCATGAGCAGCTGTGCAGGGTCTCTGCAGAACAAGGAGCAGCTGTGGAGGATGTGGAGTTTAATAGTTGGCCCTCTGACTGACACAATCACACAG TCTAATGAAGTTAACCAAGGTGATGCTCTGGAGCACAACTTCAGTGCAATGCATTCTGCGTTGATGTTCCCTGTCACACACCTCCTCCACGGCACTCTGCTCCAGCAG GTGTCCCAGAAGTCCATgctgtcctcctggttgaagttGTACAGAGTTTTCGCTCGCTGCTCTGCTCTGGTGGTCACAGCTGAAGAAAACATCTGCTGTGAGGAGCTCTGTGTGAAGATGGCTGCAGCAGTAGACAGAGAGGCGCTGATG GTTCCTTCAACATTAAACACTGTCTCCAGTATCCTGCATGTCATGGTGGAGTGTGTGGACTTCTCTCCATACACACCTCACTTTCAACAGAAGCTGAAGT TTCCTCACACTCCTGTGAACTGGACGCGGAAACAGAGCAAAGCCATGGGGAATCTGTCTACGTTCCTCTCCCTGCTGGTGCAGTGTCTGCAGGTTTACCTCGAGGCCCCAGAGGCTTCCCCTGAGACGGCGGGCTCAGTGCTGGTCTCCGTTGTGTCCGCTCTCCTTACCAACCTTGTCCTCGGCAATGCCATCACGGAGGCCCTAAACGCTCTGATTCAGCCCCTCATGCTCTTTTATAAGCCTGCTGCAACCGAGACCACTAAATTCTCCATTCACCTTGAGGGAAAG CTGGAAAAACTTCTCTGTGAGGTCCTTGGCTGCCTGCAGTCGCGCTCCACCCTAACCTACAATAATGAGCTGCTAGCACTACTGTCACCTCTGCTTTGTGTGGTGTTCCCACACAAGAACAAGCATCTGCGCACGGTGGTCACACAGTTCTGGAACGCCACCTTTGCCAACACAGTCAGCCTTGAATATCCTGAGGAGATCAG GCCAGTACTGAGCCAAGTGAAACAGAAGACTCCGATCATTCTTCCAGGCTTTGAGGCCATCAGTGTTCCTGATGAGTTCAGTGAAACCTGTTCT agtgagaGCTCTCAGCTGGAGACAAAGCTCAGTGGGATGCCCATTAGTTCTACTGGGAAGAGGGACTCCACGCTCAATAAACCTGAGCTGAAGGACAGGAGATCCACAAAGACATCCAAGCCAGTTTCA ACAAAGCTGGACTTTGGCTCCCCCAAACCTCCACGTAGGGAGGTTCTGGAAGAAGAGGCTTCAATCGACTTTGTCTTCATCCCTCCTGAGACAAAGGAAAGGGTTCTGACTGAGCACCAAAAGGAGGTGAAAAGAACCAAAAG GGTTGATATTCCCGCCATGTACAACAACCTTGACGCTTCTCTGGACACAACAGTATTCAGTCAGTACACGCAGAGCCAGGACAACTCTTC GGACGAAGTTCCAACCAAAGAAGTGGACGCTGCCATTACAGAGGGACCCAGTGAG ACAGAAGAGAAATCCAGTGAAGATGCTGAAATTCTTTCAAAAGAAACTCAAGACTATGCCAGCCCCCGAGATGACGAGAAAACGTCAGAACTTCAGCCAGAGGAGGAGAGCATCCCAGACTCTGCAAATGTTTCTCTGGATGATCCTACTAAATGCACTGAGGGAACTGAAGACATCAACATGGAATCAACGGACAGCCCAAGTCCAAACATGTCTGCTTCTTCTGATTTGGTCTCGGGGACTCCTCAGAAACCCAGCAGCCGGCGGCAGTCATTTATTACCTTGGAGAAGTATGGCGAGGGAAAGCCTGCCAGTCCCAGTAGTGTGTCCTCATTTATAGGTCCTCTTGTAAAAACATCTACCAGTCAAGATCTCTCTAGTGCTAAAAAGATATTGTCTTCTGAAGCCTCACAGACATCCATAGATCCAAACTCTCAGGTTTCCACTCCTTTAGGAAAGGTTGGTCCACAGTGTCCTGGAAGTGAGTCTCCTCGAAGGCCTAAAGAGTCCAGGTTAAAAAGTGAGCCTGTAAGACTGATTGAGAGACTGCAAAGTGACTCAGTAGAAGATGAAGATGTTATCCCTGACACACAGACAAAAGAAGAGGATAGAGAAATCACTAGTTACTCAGAAGAAATGAATTCTTTGAGTCAGGATGAGGAATCTGAACCAGTGCTAGATGATTCCCAGTCATCTCTGACGCCTTCAGATGAACCAAGACGATCCAGCCGTCACAGAGTAAGACCTCAACTCCCTGGAGAAGACCCAGAGGAACGTGAGGCAAAATACACACATGTAAAAAGAAGATCTTCTGGAGAAGATAGAAAAAGTGAATCTTCTAATTCAGCAGTGGGCAGACCGAACACAAGAAGTAAGCTGGCTGCCATGGAGAACAGCACCAGAGACAGACTGCGATCAAAATCTCAGAGCAACTCCAGTGAATCCAGCCCAAGTAACACTCGGGGAAGACCTCGAAAGAAGATCAAACTTTACAGCCTTTCAGAGGACCTTCTTAAGTCTCCTGAGCGCAAAATGAGAAGCATCAGTGAGCTGAATTCCAATCAGACTGGCATCAAATCAGAAACACTCCCCATTCGTCAAAGCCAAATGCAAAGAAGGGATGATCAGATAAGCATGGCCTCAAAGGAGGCTGGTGAGGCTGAAAGGGCCAAAGAAGTGTCCAGCCAGACTGTTAATGAGGGTATGGTAAATCTGACTAAGGAAGATGATGCTCATCCAAACACAGACTCCCAAACAGTTGTACCTTTGGCTCAGACTGAACAGCCTGAAGAGGTAAAGCCTGAAGATGATGAGAGCCTAAAGGAAGAGCAAAAGGTTCTTGCATCTTCTCCCCAAAGTAAAGGCAAATTGCAAGAAAGAATAGATTCTAATGCAGTCATGTCTTCTCCACTAAAAAAGTCCAAAGATGAAACTAGAAAAAGGCTAGAGAGTGAGAACATGATGGAAGACGACATTAACACCATAGAAGCTGTGACGGACAACTCTAGCCAGGAAGACTCTCTGGTCACACCTTCATCTTCTGGCAGTCAGATTAAACGTAGGTCCAGGCGGAGCAAAGCATTATCTGAGGCAGCAGAGTCTGAAGACAAAGACAATGGTGTGAGCTCTTCAGGACAGTCTCAAACACTCACCCTTCCTGTGAGTCAGACTGAAGCTGTAGTTGGAGGCAGGACCAGGAGGAGTAAACCTGGTGAATCTAATCCAAGCTTGACCCCAGAAACTTCCCAGTCATTAGATGAATCCGGATCAGGGTCGTCTCAAGGTAGGGGCAGATATTCAAGACGGATATCCTCTCAATCATCTGCACCCTGTGTGGAGACATCAGAGTCCGAGTCTTCTACGGTCCTAGAGAACTCAATTCGCaaaaggagagggaggaagccTCGAGCATTTGTGCAGAGTCCTCCTACTCTTGAATCGAAGGAGGAAAGACTGGATATGGAAGAAGCTGTTTCTCAAAagttagagaaaaaaaacagtttagaaGAATCATCAGAGACACAAAGTTTAAAGGAATCAGAGCAGGTGATGGGAAGCAAGACTGAGCCAAATAAGGAAGACTCTGAGTCCCCAATGGTGACTGAGACTCTGAAAACTGAAGCTCTAAAAATGGATGAAAGAAAAGACACAAACCAGTGGAACAAGTCACTGGGAAGTACTGATCAAAGTGACttgaacaataaaaaagattCTTCTCAAGAAGTAGGGGTGCTTGAATCTGCTGGGCCCGGAAACGCATCAACACAGGAGACTTGTATGTCGACTGAGGAGAAGCTGCAAGTCTCAGAGACCTCTGAGAAAAAAGCTGAAACTTTTTCTGAAACTGAAGATAAAGTTATAGAAAAACAGGTGGATTTAAACTCAAACCAGCTAGAATTTTCAGCTCCTCCGGAAGAGGAATGTTTAAACGAAGAGCTTCAACAAAGCCAAATGGAGTGTGCACAGATCACCGCAGAGGAAGAACTTTCTGTCACAtgtcatgttttagagtctaGTGACAAGGAGGAAATTCCTCTACAGGACAATAAAGACTTTGAAACTGAGACATCTGGGGACAAACACAAAAAGGCTCCTGACACTGAACCTTCAGGTGCTGTTGGACCTGACTGCAGCCCTGCAGTATCTTCACAAGTTGCTTCCCAGGAATCTCCAGTTAAACAGAAAGACATAGAGGCTGCAACAGAACCAGATGTTGGACAAAGCCCCACCAATGGACGGATGAAGGGCACATGGTCACCTTCAGCTTCCCCTTCTACCAGTATCCTCAAAAAAGGTCAGAAGAGGCCAATAGAGGTGGAGATGACCTCTCCTTTTGCCAAG TCCCGGCGTGTATCTTTTGCTAACCCCATCCAACAGCAAGAGACGGCTGATGATATTGATCGGCGCAGCCCAGCACTTAGAACCAGCTCTCCCAGAAGGTCCAAAGGCTGCAGCATCCCACAACCTAAG CACGTCACAACTCCAACAAAAGGCTTGCTGATCGGGAGCCCCAGAAATCTGCACAGTCAAAGTTACAGGAGCTCCAAGAAGTGCCTG